From the Budorcas taxicolor isolate Tak-1 chromosome 1, Takin1.1, whole genome shotgun sequence genome, one window contains:
- the BTLA gene encoding B- and T-lymphocyte attenuator translates to MKTSLTVLGTGKLFWGFFLIPHVGIWSINGDKSCDIQLYIKKYSMFVVSSGDPFELECPMKYCANRPAVTWCKLEGNNCLHLGDRLQGSMGWEERKLISVFILHFNQVLASDSGSYRCFVNSSSGFIESHSVTINVTERTQNNSEHPLINTKNASRPLSKEEMVARQWILYSLLPLGALPLLITCFYLFCCLRRHRGRQKKLSNSTGRDTNLVDAPQFFRSEPSEVNIMESSQTLHLETGIYDNDPWFRVRRESGVYFNLSLEENKQGIVYASLKHSVIGMNPRQATNVQEAPTEYATICVRS, encoded by the exons gAGACAAGTCATGTGATATACAACTTTACATTAAGAAATATTCCATGTTTGTTGTATCATCAGGGGACCCATTTGAACTGGAATGCCCTATGAAATATTGTGCTAATAGACCTGCTGTGACCTGGTGCAAGCTTGAAGGAAACAATTGTTTACATCTTGGTGACAGACTTCAGGGGTCTATGGGTTGGGAAGAAAGGAagcttatttcagtttttattttgcattttaatcaAGTGCTTGCTAGTGACAGTGGGTCATACCGCTGTTTTGTGAACTCTTCATCTGGATTCATTGAAAGCCACTCAGTTACCATTAATGTGACAG AACGGACTCAAAATAATTCAGAGCATCCTCTTATAA ATACGAAGAATGCCTCAAGACCACTCTCCAAGGAAGAGATGGTAGCCCGACAATGGATCCTTTATAGTTTGCTTCCTTTGGGGGCTTTACCTCTGCTTATTACCTGTTTCTACCTATTCTGCTGCCTTAGAAGGCACCGAG GGAGACAAAAGAAGCTTTCTAATTCAACAGGAAGGGATACTAACCTG gtTGATGCCCCCCAGTTCTTTAGGAGTGAGCCATCTGAAGTCAACATCATGGAAAGTTCCCAAACATTGCATTTGGAAACTGGAATTTATGATAACGACCCCTGGTTCAGGGTCCGGAGAGAGTCTGGGGTTTATTTTAACCTAAGtctggaagaaaacaaacaggGCATTGTTTATGCTTCCCTGAAGCATTCGGTCATTGGAATGAACCCAAGACAGGCAACAAATGTGCAAGAAGCACCTACGGAGTATGCAACCATATGTGTGAGGAGTTAA